A genomic window from Flavobacterium sp. I3-2 includes:
- a CDS encoding glycosyltransferase, with amino-acid sequence MITKILFIFHEDTRTGAPNALLSFLNYINENHQKEFIIDIFVLRSIASEIEPDLKKIARNFYTKRKDKKIKTKIINIFKPISLQLFALQKAHNYDIVYGNTILTLKYLSKLKQQCKTVKTILHVHEGNYLTSLFLNKNRATKEFQNIDHVITVTQTASNNLEQNYGVIASKIAIISPAIEQNEYSEIDSNLLKEYSNNDLILVNLGQPSLTKGTDLIPQIANYLRAKNPNLKFKILIIGITSDNDFVKALKLDIDKLELNSYIELISHTKTPLAYLNFSNACLITSREESFSLVGVQAVMLNKPLVLFKNAIGLSEIVTEQATFTANYLDTYDFADKILELYNFPETLHQKTSLSKQIYAEKLAPSICNKKHYLKLKDFVNQIE; translated from the coding sequence ATGATAACAAAAATACTTTTCATATTTCACGAAGACACACGAACCGGAGCACCAAACGCTTTACTTTCTTTTTTAAATTACATTAATGAAAATCATCAGAAAGAATTCATTATTGATATTTTTGTTCTTAGATCAATTGCTAGTGAAATTGAGCCAGATTTAAAAAAAATTGCTAGAAACTTTTATACTAAAAGAAAAGACAAAAAAATAAAAACGAAAATTATTAATATTTTCAAACCTATTTCTTTACAACTTTTTGCTTTACAAAAAGCCCATAATTATGACATTGTTTACGGAAACACAATCTTAACTTTAAAGTATTTAAGTAAACTAAAACAACAATGTAAAACTGTAAAAACAATCTTACATGTACATGAAGGAAATTATTTAACTAGTCTATTTTTAAATAAAAACAGAGCTACTAAAGAATTTCAAAATATTGACCATGTAATTACTGTTACCCAAACAGCTTCAAATAATCTTGAACAAAACTACGGGGTTATAGCATCTAAGATAGCTATAATTAGTCCAGCAATTGAGCAAAATGAATATTCAGAAATAGATTCTAATTTATTAAAAGAATATTCAAATAATGATTTAATATTAGTAAATTTAGGACAACCAAGTTTAACAAAAGGTACAGATTTAATTCCGCAAATTGCAAATTATCTACGAGCTAAAAATCCGAATCTAAAATTTAAAATTTTAATTATTGGAATTACTAGCGATAATGATTTTGTAAAAGCATTGAAATTAGATATTGATAAATTAGAATTAAATTCTTATATTGAGTTAATTTCACATACCAAGACTCCGCTTGCTTATTTAAATTTCAGTAATGCCTGTTTGATAACATCTCGTGAAGAATCATTTTCATTAGTTGGTGTTCAAGCTGTAATGCTTAACAAACCTTTAGTTTTATTTAAAAATGCAATTGGATTATCTGAAATAGTAACAGAACAAGCAACTTTTACAGCAAACTATTTAGACACTTACGATTTTGCAGATAAAATTTTAGAACTATATAATTTTCCAGAAACTTTACATCAAAAAACTTCATTAAGTAAACAAATTTACGCTGAAAAATTAGCACCAAGCATTTGCAATAAAAAACATTATTTAAAACTGAAAGACTTTGTCAATCAAATTGAATAA
- a CDS encoding polysaccharide deacetylase family protein, with protein sequence MSSLPILMYHNVVSEKSKSKGLNIFVDRLEEQFKYLIENKYNTYHLSELQNLKTISQKSVILTFDDVTKNQMEFAIPLLKKYGLKATFFIPFKYVGGFDDWNSGSEAIMSVDELKAIPSNIELGYHSFAHRNFEKISLEEAQSDFDMSEAFVLENKLNVFRAIAYPYGKYPKKIIQEKEAFFKVLEKNQMHFALRIGNRVSKFPFKDKFEIQRIDIKGEDSLFKFKLKLKFGKLKLF encoded by the coding sequence ATGAGTTCGTTACCTATTTTAATGTATCATAATGTTGTTTCAGAAAAATCTAAATCTAAAGGATTAAACATTTTTGTAGATAGGCTAGAAGAGCAGTTTAAATATTTGATTGAAAACAAATATAACACTTATCATTTGTCTGAATTACAAAATTTAAAAACAATTTCTCAAAAAAGTGTGATTTTGACTTTTGATGATGTTACCAAAAATCAAATGGAATTTGCTATTCCGTTATTAAAAAAATATGGACTAAAAGCTACTTTTTTTATTCCTTTTAAATATGTAGGAGGATTTGATGATTGGAATTCGGGTTCTGAAGCTATTATGTCAGTTGATGAATTAAAAGCAATTCCAAGTAATATCGAGTTAGGATATCATTCGTTTGCACATCGTAATTTTGAAAAGATTTCTTTAGAAGAAGCACAATCTGATTTTGATATGTCTGAAGCGTTTGTTCTTGAAAATAAACTGAATGTTTTTAGAGCAATTGCTTATCCTTACGGAAAATATCCAAAGAAAATTATCCAAGAAAAAGAAGCCTTTTTTAAAGTTTTAGAAAAAAATCAAATGCATTTTGCTTTACGTATTGGAAATCGAGTAAGTAAATTCCCTTTTAAAGATAAATTTGAAATTCAACGAATCGACATCAAAGGAGAAGATTCTCTTTTTAAATTTAAGCTTAAACTAAAATTCGGAAAACTAAAACTATTTTAA
- a CDS encoding 2,3,4,5-tetrahydropyridine-2,6-dicarboxylate N-succinyltransferase encodes MENLKQIIEQAWENRALLQEETTQNTIREVIDLIDNGKLRTAEPIEGGWQINEWVKKAVVMYFPIQKMETLEAGIFEYHDKMPLKRNYAEKGIRVVPNAVARHGAYISSGVILMPSYVNIGAYVDEGTMVDTWATVGSCAQIGKNVHLSGGVGIGGVLEPLQAAPVIIEDNAFIGSRCIVVEGVRVGKEAVLGANVVLTASTKIIDVTGDTPIEMKGYVPERSVVIPGSYTKKFAAGEYQVPCALIIGQRKPSTDLKTSLNDALREYNVAV; translated from the coding sequence ATGGAAAACTTAAAACAAATCATAGAACAAGCTTGGGAAAACCGCGCGCTTTTACAAGAAGAAACAACTCAAAACACAATCAGAGAAGTTATTGATTTAATCGACAACGGAAAATTAAGAACTGCTGAACCGATTGAAGGTGGATGGCAAATTAATGAATGGGTTAAAAAAGCAGTTGTGATGTACTTCCCTATTCAGAAAATGGAAACTTTAGAAGCTGGTATTTTTGAATATCACGATAAAATGCCTTTAAAAAGAAATTATGCAGAAAAAGGAATTCGTGTAGTTCCGAATGCCGTTGCGCGTCACGGAGCATATATTTCTTCAGGTGTAATTTTAATGCCTTCTTATGTAAATATTGGTGCTTATGTAGATGAAGGAACCATGGTTGACACTTGGGCAACTGTAGGTTCTTGTGCACAAATTGGAAAAAATGTTCACTTGTCTGGAGGTGTTGGAATTGGTGGAGTTTTAGAACCATTACAAGCTGCACCAGTTATCATTGAAGACAATGCTTTCATTGGTTCACGTTGTATCGTAGTTGAAGGTGTTCGCGTTGGTAAAGAAGCGGTTCTAGGAGCAAATGTAGTTTTAACAGCATCAACTAAAATTATCGATGTTACAGGTGATACTCCAATTGAAATGAAAGGTTACGTTCCTGAACGTTCAGTGGTAATTCCTGGTTCATACACTAAAAAATTCGCTGCCGGTGAATATCAAGTTCCTTGTGCGTTAATCATCGGACAACGAAAACCATCAACAGATTTAAAAACTTCTTTAAACGACGCGTTAAGAGAATATAACGTAGCAGTTTAA
- a CDS encoding glycosyltransferase family 2 protein, which yields MKVALLISTYNWNEALTLVLNSLKIQTVLPTEVLIADDGSRSDTKDLIEKFALEISIPIKHIWHEDLGFRKSKILNKAVAKTTCDYLIQIDGDCIMHPNFVEDHLKFSSENKYLYGTRVSIKKEALSYIFKENVFKFNFFSKNLSKRTRAIHFLILANNYKPHINYSTQFRGCNVSFWRKDFIEVNGYNEEFEGWGREDSDLVIRMNNNGILAQRLRYAGIVYHIYHKDNSRDNFLRNDAIQNETIKNKIIRCQKGIDQYL from the coding sequence ATGAAAGTCGCCTTATTAATTTCAACATATAATTGGAACGAAGCTTTAACTTTGGTTTTGAATAGTTTGAAAATACAAACCGTTTTACCAACAGAAGTTTTAATTGCAGATGATGGTTCTCGTTCTGATACAAAAGATTTAATAGAAAAATTTGCTCTGGAAATTTCAATTCCGATTAAACATATTTGGCACGAAGATTTAGGTTTTCGTAAGTCTAAAATATTAAATAAAGCTGTTGCTAAAACGACATGTGATTATTTAATTCAGATTGATGGAGATTGTATTATGCATCCTAATTTTGTCGAAGATCATTTGAAGTTTTCGTCAGAAAATAAATATTTATACGGAACCAGAGTTTCTATAAAAAAGGAAGCTTTGTCCTATATTTTTAAAGAAAATGTTTTTAAGTTTAATTTTTTCTCTAAAAATTTATCCAAAAGAACACGCGCAATTCATTTTTTAATTCTAGCTAACAATTACAAACCACATATTAATTATTCTACTCAATTTCGAGGTTGTAATGTTTCTTTTTGGCGAAAAGATTTTATTGAAGTAAATGGTTATAACGAAGAATTCGAAGGTTGGGGTAGAGAAGATTCTGATTTAGTTATTCGAATGAATAATAATGGGATTTTAGCGCAAAGGTTAAGATACGCTGGTATTGTTTATCATATTTATCATAAAGATAACTCACGGGATAATTTCTTAAGAAACGATGCTATCCAAAACGAAACTATCAAGAATAAAATAATTCGTTGTCAAAAAGGTATAGATCAATATTTATAA
- a CDS encoding glycosyltransferase family 2 protein yields the protein MNRISVIIPTYNEETYIEDALNSVAFADEIIVVDSFSSDRTKEIAESFGCKVVQRKFDNFSAQKNFAIEYATGDWILFIDGDERVSKKLQYEIIKTINNPKHSGYKLQFPHFYMNRFLYHKVDRVVRLVKNDNVHFTGDVHEKLHVNGSIGILKNFMIHYTYKGLFHFLSKKDSYAWFQAGESFKKKKKVTYFHLIFKPFYRFFSGYVLKRGFLDGVPGLAVASINAYGVFSRYVKLMLLQRNLK from the coding sequence ATGAACAGAATTTCTGTAATCATACCAACTTATAACGAAGAAACTTACATTGAAGATGCTTTAAATTCAGTTGCATTTGCAGATGAAATCATTGTTGTAGATTCATTTAGTTCGGACCGAACAAAAGAGATTGCAGAAAGCTTTGGCTGTAAAGTGGTTCAACGAAAATTCGATAACTTTTCGGCTCAGAAAAATTTTGCGATAGAATACGCAACTGGCGATTGGATTTTATTTATTGATGGTGACGAACGTGTTTCGAAAAAATTGCAGTACGAAATTATTAAAACGATAAATAATCCGAAACATTCTGGTTACAAACTTCAGTTTCCACATTTTTATATGAATCGTTTTTTGTATCATAAAGTGGACCGCGTGGTTCGATTAGTAAAAAACGACAACGTACATTTTACGGGCGATGTTCACGAGAAACTTCACGTAAATGGAAGTATTGGAATCTTAAAAAACTTTATGATTCACTATACATATAAAGGATTATTTCATTTTTTAAGTAAGAAAGATTCGTACGCATGGTTCCAGGCTGGAGAATCTTTTAAAAAGAAAAAGAAAGTCACTTATTTTCATTTGATTTTTAAACCTTTTTACCGATTTTTTTCGGGTTATGTTTTAAAACGTGGTTTTTTAGATGGTGTTCCTGGTCTTGCTGTTGCAAGTATAAATGCCTACGGCGTTTTTTCTCGTTACGTAAAATTGATGTTACTTCAACGTAATTTAAAATAG
- a CDS encoding LTA synthase family protein: MFDLAILGYINILFAILHLIPGKFQQNKRYQNFLFYSFFIINGILLTTNFIDYEYFRFIGRRSSFSIITADGMTNEIGGLLISYIKDYWQIPILMLISLFAFWFCLKKIKFQNVKTFSKSGNYVTLLFVVGLLFISGRGIGRKPISLVDATNYGPIGSSALVLNTPFSIMKTLSKKENLKEIKYFSEAEAASIFNPIQTFTYPEYNKKNVVLIILESFGNENIQRGQTPFLDSLIQKSYYFKNAFANGKLSIDAVPSTISSIPGLMNKSIISSGYALNEVNGLPKILKENGYETSFFHGAFNGSQNFDKYANVAGFDTYFGKNEYIGPESFDGKWGVFDEDFMQFFAKELNNFKQPFFTTLFTVSSHAPFTIPEKYKNKFPKGTTEIHESIAYTDFALNEFFKTAKKMPWYENTIFVITSDHTSSTGKELEYKNNVGKFRIPILFFVPNDETMIAVDEKNFQQIDILPSLMDYLQLNAKIISYGKSYKSKDDFVVNYLDNVYNLEMGDYYLAFDGTKTLGLYNWKIDPLLKDDLSDKNPEIKQKMERFIKAYIQSFNHRVSKNKLTIQ, translated from the coding sequence ATGTTCGATTTAGCAATATTAGGTTATATCAATATCTTATTTGCCATTTTACATTTAATTCCAGGGAAATTTCAACAAAATAAAAGATATCAAAATTTTCTTTTTTACAGTTTTTTCATCATTAATGGAATTTTATTAACTACCAATTTTATTGATTATGAATATTTTCGATTTATAGGAAGACGAAGTTCTTTTTCTATAATTACAGCCGATGGTATGACAAACGAAATCGGAGGTTTACTAATTTCGTACATTAAAGATTATTGGCAAATTCCAATACTGATGCTAATTTCATTATTTGCATTTTGGTTCTGCTTAAAAAAAATCAAATTTCAAAACGTAAAAACATTTTCAAAATCAGGTAATTATGTAACTTTATTATTTGTTGTTGGATTACTTTTTATATCAGGAAGAGGAATTGGCAGAAAACCAATAAGTTTAGTAGATGCAACAAATTACGGACCAATCGGAAGTTCTGCCTTAGTTTTAAACACGCCATTTTCGATTATGAAAACACTCAGCAAAAAAGAAAATCTGAAAGAAATAAAATATTTCAGTGAAGCTGAAGCTGCGTCCATATTTAATCCAATACAAACATTTACGTATCCAGAATACAATAAAAAAAATGTTGTTTTAATAATTCTAGAAAGTTTCGGAAACGAAAACATACAACGTGGACAAACTCCATTTTTAGATTCTCTAATTCAAAAAAGTTATTATTTTAAAAATGCTTTTGCAAACGGTAAGTTATCGATTGATGCGGTTCCGTCAACTATTTCGAGTATTCCTGGATTGATGAATAAAAGTATTATTTCATCAGGTTATGCATTAAATGAAGTGAACGGATTACCTAAAATTTTAAAAGAAAATGGGTATGAAACTTCGTTTTTTCATGGCGCATTTAACGGAAGTCAAAACTTTGATAAATATGCAAATGTAGCTGGCTTTGATACTTATTTTGGAAAAAATGAATATATTGGACCCGAGTCATTTGACGGAAAATGGGGTGTTTTTGATGAAGATTTCATGCAGTTTTTCGCAAAAGAATTAAACAACTTCAAACAACCTTTTTTCACAACCTTATTTACGGTTTCATCTCATGCACCGTTTACAATTCCAGAAAAATACAAAAATAAATTCCCGAAAGGAACAACTGAAATTCACGAATCTATTGCGTACACAGATTTTGCATTAAACGAATTTTTTAAAACAGCTAAAAAAATGCCTTGGTATGAAAATACTATTTTTGTGATAACTTCAGACCATACGTCATCAACTGGAAAAGAACTTGAATACAAAAACAATGTAGGTAAATTTAGAATTCCGATTTTATTTTTCGTTCCAAACGATGAAACGATGATTGCAGTCGACGAGAAAAATTTTCAACAAATTGACATTCTACCAAGCTTAATGGACTATTTACAATTGAATGCTAAAATCATATCTTACGGAAAATCTTACAAATCAAAAGATGATTTTGTTGTGAATTATTTAGATAATGTCTATAATTTAGAAATGGGCGATTATTACTTGGCTTTTGATGGAACAAAAACTTTAGGTCTCTATAATTGGAAAATTGACCCGTTGTTAAAAGATGATTTATCGGATAAAAATCCTGAAATAAAACAGAAAATGGAACGCTTTATAAAAGCTTACATTCAATCGTTTAATCATCGCGTTTCTAAAAACAAACTTACTATTCAATAG
- a CDS encoding glycosyltransferase family 2 protein, whose amino-acid sequence MTPKITALAITLNEEQNIERYIKSLDFVDEIIIVDSFSTDKTVEIAKSLHVKVIQNTFVDFSSQRNFAINQASNDWILFFDLDEYVTDDLKKEIIENVTNPNEKVAFFVKRQFNFLGKKINYGGWQNDKAARIFNKKFCQFEGLVHENLKINGSAGKLKHKLNHESYFTFDSYNAKLNLYSKLQAEKLYAKKLKPNAYHFLFRPFYRFSWQYIYRLGFLDGKEGFILSYLHAFSVFKRYLQLWMKYRKLE is encoded by the coding sequence TTGACGCCAAAAATAACCGCTTTAGCTATTACATTAAACGAAGAACAAAATATTGAAAGATATATTAAAAGTTTGGATTTTGTTGATGAAATTATCATTGTCGATTCGTTCAGTACGGATAAAACCGTTGAAATTGCTAAAAGTTTACATGTAAAAGTGATTCAGAATACATTTGTTGATTTTTCTTCGCAACGCAATTTTGCAATTAATCAAGCGTCAAACGATTGGATTTTATTTTTTGATTTAGATGAATATGTTACCGATGATTTAAAAAAAGAAATCATTGAAAATGTTACCAATCCGAATGAAAAGGTTGCTTTTTTTGTCAAACGTCAATTCAACTTTTTAGGAAAAAAAATAAATTATGGAGGTTGGCAAAATGATAAAGCTGCTCGAATTTTCAATAAAAAGTTCTGTCAATTTGAAGGTTTAGTTCACGAAAATTTAAAAATAAACGGTTCGGCAGGAAAACTTAAACACAAACTAAATCATGAAAGTTATTTTACATTTGACTCATATAATGCAAAATTAAATTTATATAGTAAGTTACAAGCTGAAAAATTATACGCAAAAAAATTAAAACCAAACGCCTATCATTTTTTATTTAGACCATTTTATCGTTTTTCTTGGCAATATATTTATAGACTAGGATTTTTAGATGGTAAAGAAGGATTCATACTGTCGTATTTACACGCTTTCTCAGTATTTAAAAGATATTTACAACTTTGGATGAAATATAGAAAACTCGAATAA
- a CDS encoding lipopolysaccharide kinase: MKIIINSKYLPLKNEIEQLILNYHTQGKLLVKGARNSIKTNFLNEKEVNLKYFAKLGFIKGLIYTFFRPSKAKRSFEYANYLLEHQILTPNPIAFSEDYKNGLLAESFYISDHINYDFTFRELIHDPLFSERDLIIEQFTEFTFKLHEAKVNFLDHSPGNTLIVKRENSKYDFYLIDLNRMKFENMSIEKRMDNFKKMWISKHMVKVIAKKYAELSNVNEKKLFDLLMQSSQQFKRKIAKKKYLKRKLKR; the protein is encoded by the coding sequence GTGAAAATAATTATAAATTCAAAATATCTTCCATTAAAAAATGAAATCGAGCAATTGATTTTAAATTATCACACGCAAGGAAAACTTTTGGTAAAAGGTGCTCGTAATAGTATCAAAACAAATTTTTTGAATGAGAAGGAAGTTAACTTGAAATATTTTGCAAAGCTTGGATTTATTAAAGGTTTGATTTATACTTTTTTTCGTCCTTCAAAAGCGAAACGTTCTTTTGAATATGCAAATTATCTTTTGGAACATCAGATTTTAACTCCAAATCCGATTGCTTTTTCTGAAGATTATAAAAATGGATTACTTGCCGAAAGTTTTTATATTTCGGACCATATTAACTATGATTTTACTTTTCGTGAATTAATTCATGACCCGCTTTTTTCAGAGCGCGATTTAATTATTGAACAATTTACAGAGTTTACCTTTAAATTACACGAAGCTAAAGTTAATTTTTTAGACCATTCGCCTGGAAATACATTGATTGTAAAACGAGAAAATTCCAAATACGATTTTTATTTAATTGATTTAAATCGAATGAAATTTGAAAATATGTCCATTGAAAAACGAATGGATAATTTTAAAAAGATGTGGATTTCTAAACACATGGTAAAAGTAATTGCTAAGAAATACGCCGAATTATCAAACGTAAATGAAAAGAAATTGTTTGATTTATTGATGCAATCGAGTCAGCAATTTAAACGAAAAATTGCCAAGAAAAAATATTTAAAACGTAAACTAAAACGTTAG
- a CDS encoding glycosyltransferase family 2 protein, with the protein MQKNISVIISTYNSPEWLKKVIWGYNTQTYRNFEMVIADDGSRQETIDMIDELRKEVFYPIIHVWHEDNGFQKSQILNKAILACTTDYIMMSDGDCIPRPDFVEQHIKFREEGYFLSGGYHKLPMDLSIKINKEDIYSDKCFDVSWLKKNGMKTSFKNHKIDAYGVKSSVLNALTPTNPSWNGHNASGWKSDILKINGFDERMQYGGQDRELGERLVNLGIKPKQIRYSTTCLHLDHKRGYATKESIEKNQNIRKETRSSKRPWTDFGIVKK; encoded by the coding sequence ATGCAAAAGAATATTTCAGTTATTATATCGACATATAATTCTCCCGAATGGCTAAAGAAAGTAATTTGGGGTTATAACACGCAAACCTATCGCAATTTTGAAATGGTGATTGCTGATGATGGTTCTCGCCAAGAAACGATTGATATGATTGATGAATTACGAAAAGAAGTTTTTTATCCGATTATTCACGTTTGGCACGAAGATAATGGTTTTCAGAAATCGCAAATTTTAAATAAAGCAATTCTTGCTTGTACAACAGATTATATTATGATGTCTGATGGCGATTGTATTCCTCGTCCAGATTTTGTAGAACAACATATAAAATTCAGAGAAGAAGGTTATTTTTTATCTGGTGGATACCACAAACTTCCGATGGATTTATCAATTAAAATAAATAAAGAAGATATTTATTCTGATAAATGTTTTGATGTTTCTTGGTTGAAGAAAAACGGAATGAAAACGTCTTTCAAGAATCATAAAATTGATGCTTACGGTGTAAAAAGTTCGGTTTTAAATGCGTTAACTCCTACAAATCCAAGTTGGAATGGACATAATGCTTCCGGTTGGAAATCGGATATTTTAAAAATTAATGGTTTTGATGAACGCATGCAATACGGTGGACAAGACCGCGAATTAGGTGAGCGTTTAGTTAATTTAGGTATTAAACCAAAACAAATCAGATATTCGACAACTTGTTTACATTTAGACCATAAACGTGGTTACGCTACAAAAGAATCGATTGAAAAAAATCAGAATATCAGAAAAGAAACAAGGTCTTCGAAAAGACCTTGGACTGATTTTGGTATCGTAAAAAAATAA
- a CDS encoding glycosyltransferase family 9 protein: MKKVLIIQNKRIGDVLISSILANNFKKQFPDSEIHFMAYDFTTGVLMNNPNIDKIIPIKEKELKKLPNLFKKIKEVRNEKYDVILDPYSKFQSRIICKFSNAKITVGNNSRKKLGNLGYYTNPVTLLKEKTHIAGKAIEDRIQLLKQIDGFTSFDYEPKIYLSEAEKSEKLIPTNNSNKTIVIGVLGSTPQKSMPYEYVAALSDFIAENFDVNILFNYAPNQKSEALKIYELCKNKEHVIFEFNAPTIRDFIKIMNEADVLVSNEGGSVHIAKALNKPTYTIFSPYVNKDFWASFEDGKFHKSIHLLEKLPNLYKEFSHEERKEIEKNPHELYKKLTPEMIIPELNEFLKNNL; the protein is encoded by the coding sequence ATGAAAAAAGTTTTAATTATTCAAAACAAACGCATCGGTGATGTTTTGATAAGTTCAATTTTAGCAAACAACTTCAAGAAGCAATTTCCTGATAGCGAAATTCATTTTATGGCTTATGATTTTACAACTGGTGTTCTGATGAACAATCCGAATATAGATAAAATTATTCCGATTAAAGAAAAAGAACTAAAAAAACTTCCGAATTTATTCAAAAAGATTAAAGAAGTCAGAAACGAAAAATACGATGTAATCTTAGATCCGTATTCAAAATTTCAATCACGAATCATCTGTAAATTTTCTAATGCTAAAATCACAGTCGGTAATAACAGCCGAAAAAAACTAGGAAATTTAGGTTATTATACAAATCCGGTTACGTTATTAAAAGAAAAAACACATATTGCAGGAAAAGCAATTGAAGATCGTATTCAGTTATTAAAACAAATCGATGGGTTTACTTCGTTTGATTACGAACCGAAAATTTATTTATCAGAAGCAGAAAAAAGCGAAAAATTAATTCCTACAAACAATTCTAATAAAACAATAGTTATAGGTGTTTTAGGAAGTACGCCTCAAAAATCAATGCCGTATGAATATGTTGCTGCATTAAGTGATTTTATTGCAGAAAATTTTGATGTCAATATTCTTTTTAACTACGCGCCAAATCAAAAATCTGAAGCTTTAAAAATATATGAACTTTGTAAAAATAAAGAACACGTTATTTTTGAATTTAACGCACCAACGATTCGCGATTTTATCAAAATCATGAACGAAGCTGACGTTTTAGTTTCTAATGAAGGCGGAAGCGTACATATTGCAAAAGCTTTAAATAAACCAACTTACACGATTTTTTCACCCTATGTAAATAAAGATTTTTGGGCAAGTTTTGAAGATGGAAAATTTCATAAATCAATTCATTTATTAGAAAAACTTCCGAATTTATATAAAGAATTTTCTCATGAAGAACGCAAAGAAATCGAGAAAAATCCGCATGAGTTATATAAAAAATTAACTCCAGAAATGATTATTCCGGAGTTAAATGAATTTTTAAAAAATAATTTATAA